The sequence CATCAGGATGCTGCCGCCTAAGGCCTCGATAAAGCGTCGTCTGATAGATCATGGCTCATCAGATATCGGCCCGATTGGCTGTACGTGGCCTTCGTCATCGGTGTGTTTGCTAGGTGCACAGTGGTTTGGCAGGTATGCTGCTTGATGCGCACGGACTTGGTTCTTGATGCGCTGGATCAGGCTTTGTATGTCTGGCAAGTTGCTCGGGAAAAATTGCGCTCTGTGCAAGCAGTTTGACCCTCCGCTTGAGAGTGGCCGGTAGGATGTTTGCAAGGTTGTGAGAATGGCTTGCGAAAGCGTTCTCGTTGAAATTGCAAAGTTCCTCGAGTGGCAGAGGCCGAAATTTGCAAGATCAATGAGAACCTACACGCGGTCCGGGAGAAGAATGGGTCTTGATCCGTCCATACGATCCACGGCAGTATCTTCGACTGCGCCGCCCCGACTCCACTACTGCCCACGCACCGTCGTGCGCTGCGGCGTGGCAACTGACGGTGTCTCAGTTATTTCCGGAGCGTCTCATTTATTTAAGTACGCCACAGCTACCACGTCAAGGCGCTGACCGAGCGGCTCGTGGCCGATGCCTTGGCAGCCCTGCAGGCCGACACCCCAACACCGTCGGCGTCGCCTTCCATGTTGACCCAGCAACACGCGCTCATTCGCAGCGCCGACGAGTACGGCTGTCTCTTTGCCCACGCCGCCACCGCCACCCAATCCCTTGAGAGCATCCAGTCATGAACATGATCGAGATCGAACGCGCCCTGCGCGAGCTGCGCCTGTCCGGCATTGCCGAGACCCTGTCGACCCGTGTGATGCAGGCCCAGGCCGCCCAGGAGCCCTTCCTGGAGACCTTCGCTGCCATGCTCCAGGACGAGCTGGACCGGCGCCGCTCGCGCCTGACCGAGCGCCGCTTCAGGCGCTCGGGCCTGGATGAGCGGCCCTCGCTGGCGGACTTCGACTGGCGCTTCAATCAGAAGCTGCCGCGCAGCGCCTGCTTTGAGTTGCACACCCTGAAGTTCATCGGCGAGGGCGCCAACGCGCTCGTCATCGGCAAGCCCGGCACCGGCAAGAGCCATGTGGCCAAGGCCGTGGCCTACCAGGCAACGCTGCAGGGATACGACGTGCGTTACGTGGAGGCCGACACCGAGTTTGCCCGCTACGGGCTGGCCAGCACAGAAGAACAGGCCGAGCAGCTCAAGGGCTGGATCGAGCCCGACCTGCTGGTGCTCGACGATCTGTTCCTGGCCCGGCGCATCGCCGATGTGAGTGCCGAGCTCTTGCAGGCCATCGTGCACCAGCGCTACAAGTTACGCCGCGCCATCGTCATCACCTCCAACCGCGTGGTGCAGGACTGGGGCAAATACCTGGGCGACGCCACCATGGCCAGCACCATCCTGGACCGGCTCATGCACCGCTGCGCGATGCTGGAGTTCGAGGGCAAGAGTTACCGATTGAAGGAGGCCGCCTCACGCATCACCGCCACGCCCGTATAGTCACCATCCGTCCGTCCTGCCTGGAGCAGTTTGGGGTGGCCATCGGGGTTGTTTGGCCTGGTGATTCATCTGCTGCGCCTTCGCTGGTCGCCCGAGCAGATTGCCCTGACACTGGCACGCTTGTATCCCCCTGGCCATGAATACCGCGTGTCATACGAGACCATCTACAACTGCATCTACGCCATGCCCGTGGGCGAGTTGCGCAAGGAGCTGATTGCAACCTTGCGCCACGCCCACAACAAGCGGCTCCCTCGCAGCAAAGGCAAAGACCGCCGGGGCCAGATCCCCGACATGCTCAGCATTCATGTGCGCCCACCCGAGATTGAGGATCGCCAGTTCCCCGGACATTGGGAGGGGGACCTCATCAAAGGAGAGGGCAATGCCAGTGCGGTAGGGACACTTGTGGAGCGCACCAGCCGACTGGTCATGCTGGTCAAACTGCCTGAGTTCAGACCAGCCAGTGCTGCCAATGTTTTGCAGGCCTTTACGGACAAGCTGTTAGGCATTGCGCAGCCGATGCGCCTCTCCATGACGTACGACCAGGGAAGAGAGATGGCCATGCACAAGAAGCTCAGCGAGCAGACCGGCATAGCGGTGTACTTCTGCGACCCGCACAGCCCCTGGCAGAGGGGGTCGAACGAGAACATGAAGGGCCTGGTGCGCCAGTACCTGCCCAAGGGGACAGATCTCAGCATCTACAGCCAGAAGCAACTCGATGCGATTGCCGATGAAATCAACAACCGTCCCAGAAAGGGCCTGGGGGTACGATCACCGTTGGCGGTGTACCGCGAGTTGCTGATCAACAACCCGCAGTACTCCACTCTCGTTCATTGAATCCCAGGGTGTTGCACTTCACTTTTGAATCCGCCATGCCTTTCACAACTGAACGCACGATCGGTCACAGGTCGCAGATACCAATACCTTGATCATCCGACAGCTTCAGGATGGTATTCATCGAATGACCGGCGCCCATGGCAGCCGCGCACGTTGCTCGCACTTGGTCTTCCTCTAGGATGCACTTCAACTCTTGACCGCCGAAAGCGATCGGCCCTTGCGTCATCGTGTACAACGCGATGCGCAAGAGCTCCTGTTGAGCGGCAACGATCGTCCGCAGCTCCTTCAAAGTTTCAGCCTACTTTTCCATATGAACCCACGTACTTTCCGAGACGCATCGCACTGGAATATCCGCCGATGTCGAACGCTTGTGCATCGGGGTCGTTCGTGCCTCCTTGCTGCCTGGAGGCGGCGTCGGTGTCGAGGTGCTTGTTGATGCCGACGAATATCGCTTTGATGGCCACGCAGTGTCTTTATCCGATCTGTCCAAGAAGCCGTTCAATCACATCGCTGGCCTGGCGCTGGCGCAGTGCCCTCGCCTCGCGCTGCTCGGGCTCGTCGCTCTCGCCAAGTTCGAACTTGGCGACCGACACCGGGCCATCCTTGCGATACCCCTCAGTCCTTTCGTCCTGGGCGAACCGGTTGCGCAGGATTGCCAGGGAGGCTTGGATCACTGCGCCGTGCCTGCCAGCCAGCTCTTTGCGGAAGACCTCGGCGACGGCATCCGATCCCGTGGGTGCGTGCTCGATGCAATAGATCAGGTCGTGCGCATCCTTGCGCTCGAAGCGTTGATCGAACGCAAACGACTTCAGGCAGGTGAAACTGACCAGGTTGGCGTGCTTGACCTGCTCGGTCGCCACGCCGTTGCCACCCAGCAGTTCGGCCTGGATCTCGGTGACCTGATGGAGGTCAAAGACGATGGACGAATGCGGAATGTTCAACGCCGAGATCGTGCCATCGGTCGGCAGCGGCTGCACCTTGCCGCCGGCGATATCAGGTGCATCTGCGAGCAACTCCAACACCATAAGCGCACCGTGTTCGGTGCGGGCTTGCCAACGCCAGGAGAGTTTTTTCCCGGCCTCGTTTTCGGCGCGCTCGAAGCCCATCTTCTTGAGGTTGTCCTCCAGCGTGTGATACGCCTCCGTATCGGCGAGGATTTGCAGGTCGATCACGACGTCGACGTCGAGGGTGCCCGCATGCGCGGGGACCGCAGGTGGCCGCGCGGCGACCAAGTATCTCGGGGTCAGGCCACCGACCAGGTAGACCGAGTCCTTCCACGGCCCTAACCCACGCAGCAGCGTCACGAGGACGCGTTCGCAGTCAAGCGTGTACTGGTCGCTGTAACCGTCGAGTGTTGCGGGCTTGACCATCAGAAGCCGATCCGTTCTTTGCGCAGGTGCTCGGCCATTTCCTTGGAGCGGCCTTCGCCGCGTAGCAGGTCGAGATAGATCTGTACCGGACTGGCCAGCCAGATGCCGCCGACTCGCTCGCGAAAGAGCAAGTCGCCCGGCGACTTCGCTTCGATGATGACCATGTTGGCGCCTTCGTTGACAAGACGTGCGCCCAGCTCACCGATGGCGGCATCGGCGTTGGAGCCGAGCAGCAGCCGGGCGCGCACCTGGGAAACGCTGGAGAGGAATGGTGAATAGCGCTGTGCCCCAGCTTCGTGGCTGATCGCGTACCCGGCGTCATGGGCGTCGAAGACTTCGCCGACCCGCTCCAGCAACTGGTTCGCTTTCGTGGCTGGCACGTAGTAGCGGCGAAGGTTCGGGGGTCGGATGGATGCGAGTTGTTTCACCCACGCATCCAGCAAAGCTGCGGGCTCGCGAAGGTGACGCTCCTTGCTCGGCCCTTGCCCGCGCGACACCAGCCAGTCGAAACGCTCAAGCTCGGCCAGCACCTGGGAAGCGGTGGCCGGTGACACCATCGCACGCTGGGCCAGCTCTTTCACTCCGAACCAGTCCCGATGTTGGATCAGCACAGCGTGAAGCACTTGCGCGCGCCGCCCTGAAAACAGGGACCGTACCGACTTTGCGAGGGTCTTGGGCGGAGGCTTGTCGATGTAAAAGTAGGCTCCCGGCGCAGGCAAATACATGCTGCCGCCGCTGTCGTAGTATCCAATGTGCTCATCTCTGAGCAGTTCCTTGGCGCCGGGAGAAATGGACTCGGCGACCAGTAGTGACAGCCGCTCTTTGCCCTGCCCCCTGAGCCGGCCGTGGCTGGCCTCCCGGCACTGCCAGATCACCTGCCGAACGTCTCGCGGATAAACGGTCTTCTTGGCCTCCACCAGCAGGATGAAGGACTTGCCCGCTACCTGCAGGTCGATCTGCGCGTCGTGCCCGCGATCAACGGTCGAAACGGTAGGCTCCAAATGATCCAGGTCGGCATGCACCTCCGGCAGCTCCCGGAGGGCGTCGAGGAACTGCGTGATCAACTGCCGTTCGGGCAGGGAAGATTCAAGCATCATGGGAGTAGGAGTTATTTACTGTGCAGTAAATGAGGCCATTTTAGCCAATATTCGGTGTTTCGACAATATTTACTGCGCAGCGAATAAGCCGGATTGCGTGCAGGCGGCCGCTGCCCGAGCGCCAGACTCAGCCGTTCAAGGGCCGGAGCTGGCTTGGGCTGGGCTTCGGCCGAAGGCGAGACATGACGCGTGACTGCAGGCCGATCGGGAAATTTGTTCCACACCCTAGGCGACGGGTCTGGTTCTTCTCCCGAGCAATCTTTGTGAAAATCCTCTGCTGCAGGTCAAGGCTCGACTCACGAGAAAGCATGACCAAAAACTTCTATTCGCGCGATTCAAGCGCAGATCTTCTGGCATCTTTTTACAAATGATGGTGCCTCAGACCCCATGTCGACGCCTAGACATCATGGTCGCCGCCAGAAGGTAGGCGGCCGGTCTCCACCATCGTAGATTGCGTCCAAGGACGTAGCGCTACATGCTGTGACCTGCGTCGTCAGCAACAAGGAGACCGACCATGGAAGAGCGTAGCAAGATTCACGTGGGCTTGGACGTCCACAAGGACAGCATCAGCATCGCAGCGGCCGAGTCCGGCCGAATGCCTGGGCGCCTGATAGGCAAGGTCACGCACGATGTGAACAAGCTGCTCAAGGTGCTGGCCAAGGTCGGCAACGCCGATCAACTGCACATCGTGTACGAGGCCGGGCCTACCGGCTTTGGCCTTCAGCGTGCCTTGCACAGCAGGGGCTACCTGTGCGAGATCATCGCCCCTTCGCAGATCCCGCGCCGCCCGGGAGACCGGATCAAGACCGACGGGCGTGACTGCATTCAACTGGCCGAATGCTCTCGCGCTGGCCAGCTGAGCGCCGTATGGATCCCCGATCCAGAAGA comes from Simplicispira suum and encodes:
- the istB gene encoding IS21-like element helper ATPase IstB — encoded protein: MNMIEIERALRELRLSGIAETLSTRVMQAQAAQEPFLETFAAMLQDELDRRRSRLTERRFRRSGLDERPSLADFDWRFNQKLPRSACFELHTLKFIGEGANALVIGKPGTGKSHVAKAVAYQATLQGYDVRYVEADTEFARYGLASTEEQAEQLKGWIEPDLLVLDDLFLARRIADVSAELLQAIVHQRYKLRRAIVITSNRVVQDWGKYLGDATMASTILDRLMHRCAMLEFEGKSYRLKEAASRITATPV